From Melopsittacus undulatus isolate bMelUnd1 chromosome 19, bMelUnd1.mat.Z, whole genome shotgun sequence, a single genomic window includes:
- the ATP5F1D gene encoding ATP synthase subunit delta, mitochondrial, whose protein sequence is MLLARRLAPVLAARPVPPRARGYAEAAPGPAPMAFTFASPTQVFYNGAHVKQVDVPTLTGAFGILASHVPTLQVLRPGVVTVHAEDGTATRYFVSSGSVTVHADSTVQVLAEEAVTMDMLDLATAKSNLEKAVSEMAAASDEAAKAEAQIKVEANEALVKALE, encoded by the exons ATGTTGCTCGCCCGCCGCCTCGCCCCGGTGCTCGCCGCCCGCCCGGTGCCGCCCCGGGCCCGCGGGTACGCGGAGGCcgcgcccggccccgcccccaTGGCCTTCACCTTCGCGTCCCCCACGCAG GTGTTCTACAACGGCGCCCACGTGAAGCAGGTGGACGTGCCCACGCTGACCGGCGCCTTCGGCATCCTGGCCTCGCACGTGCCCACGCTGCAGGTGCTGAGGCCGGGGGTGGTCACCGTGCACGCCGAGGACGGCACCGCCACCCGGTACTTCG tgagcagcGGCTCCGTCACGGTGCACGCGGACTCCACGGTGCAGGTGCTGGCGGAGGAGGCGGTGACCATGGACATGCTGGACCTGGCT ACTGCAAAATcaaacctggagaaggctgtttCAGAGATGGCCGCAGCATCCGATGAAGCAGCTAAAGCAGAAGCTCAGATCAAAGTAGAAGCAAATGAAGCCCTTGTAAAAGCCCTGGAATAA
- the CBARP gene encoding voltage-dependent calcium channel beta subunit-associated regulatory protein has translation MSDDPTPWDNATESATAVPGEVSPQDGYVLLLALLSIFIGGTLVLLSSILIICRRCCEADRRHSRASDDPEKTNTTYLEDSQPAQDITIKVEDPDCLSSSSYRDAESERFLSSSSSTARRVSFNEAALFEQGKKTQEKGRRYTLTEGDFHHLKNARLTHLHLPPALKIVTIHECESSEHSLAMTPRLPPAKPGLAIFQPPAGALPQPLLPSSALPGDTYNSSADTSFSQASPAASSDSGEGPSPVAAPRSGMGSAGPGEPPPAPTQGTVLQFFTRLRRHASLDGASPYFRIKKWKLESTQRASSLDTRGSPKRRQFQRQRAASESMDQEDRDPHQTDIIQYIARTDDVAFHPAGSPFLPPPASPPPSLGRLEPGEGSPGEAAVPEPPSAYHDIWSLRASLELYASSERSNDQDSVRSDGGDSVSSAGGFPPCPSSPLDEAEGPEEKLWGRPKPEESEPGTRKLLQMDSGYASIEAPSRGGEEGTPKDQTASEKRICFTSAGRKGTIFESFEGREPEEEEEEEEEEEEEGSVVRGAAGGGLPRPHSPLAWSPYGQMFPGREALPRRDYSIDEKTDALFNAFVRHDPQFDESPLRGKHRSRTHLRKQWQHTKQYSDPGVRYPALERHRTPLRRGDSANYPLDTRFHSPLPRIVSAGDEEAAEAADGVPPAPALPDPEIQVIVEEEPGEAGPEPRGGPEPPGDCPGPGRCLGLGSGSELVMDKIAGGIEERLYGHLRKAGGSLEHTVAVAASDAPPDHSPV, from the exons ATGAGCGATGACCCGACACCGTGGGACAACGCGACGGAGAGCGCGACG GCGGTGCCCGGTGAGGTGTCCCCCCAGGATGGGTACGTGCTGCTCCTTGCCCTCCTCTCCATCTTCATTGGCGGCACCCTGGTcctgctctccagcatcctGATCATCTGCCGCCGGTGCTGCGAGGCCGACCGCCGGCACTCCCG AGCCAGTGATGACCCTGAGAAAACCAACACCACCTACCTGGAGGACTCGCAGCCGGCCCAGG ATATCACCATCAAAGTGGAGGACCCCGACTGCCTCTCATCCTCCAGCTACCGGGATGCGGAGAGCGAGCGGTTCctgtcctccagctcctccaccGCCCGCCGCGTGTCCTTCAACGAGGCCGCGCTCTTCGAGCAGGGCAAGAAGACCCAGGAGAAGGGGAGGAG GTACACACTGACCGAGGGGGACTTCCACCACCTGAAGAACGCGCGGCTGACGCACCTGCACCTGCCGCCTGCCCTCAAGATCGTCACCATCCACGAGTGCGAGTCCAGCGAGCACAGCCTGGCCATGACCCCGCGCCTGCCACCAGCCAAGCCCGGCCTCGCCATCTTCCAG cccccgGCGGGGGCTCTGCCGCAGCCGCTGCTCCCCAGCTCGGCGCTGCCCGGGGACACCTACAACTCCAGCGCTGACACCAGCTTCAGCCAGGCCAGCCCGGCAGCCTCCTCCGACTCCGGGGAGGGCCCCTCG ccgGTAGCAGCACCCAGGAGCGGAATGGGCAGTGCCGGCCCCGGggagccccccccggcccccacGCAGGGCACGgtgctgcagttcttcaccCGCCTGCGCCGCCACGCCAGCCTGGACGGGGCCAGCCCCTACTTCAGGATCAAGAAGTGGAAGCTGGAGAGCACCCAGCGGGCGTCCAGCCTGGACACCAGAG gGTCTCCCAAGCGGCGGCAGTTCCAGCGGCAGCGGGCGGCCAGCGAGAGCATGGACCAGGAGGACCGGGACCCACACCAGACTGACATCATCCAGTACATCGCCCGCACGGACGACGTGGCCTTCCACCCGGCGGGcagccccttcctgccccccccagccAGCCCCCCACCCTCTCTCGGCAG GTTAGAGCCGGGTGAGGGCAGCCCCGGCGAGGCCGCGGTCCCAGAGCCCCCCAGCGCCTACCATGACATCTGGAGCCTTCGCGCCTCGCTGGAGCTCTATGCCTCCTCCGAGCGCAGCAACGACCAGGACTCGGTGCGCAGCGACGGTGGGGACAGCGTCTCCTCCGCCGGCGGCTTCCCCCCCTGCCCCTCTTCACCCCTGGATGAGGCCGAAGGCCCCGAGGAGAAGCTCTGGGGTCGGCCCAAGCCGGAGGAGTCGGAGCCCGGCACGCGCAAACTGCTGCAGATGGACAGCGGCTACGCCTCCATTGAGGCTCCAAGCCGGGGGGGCGAGGAGGGGACCCCCAAGGACCAGACAGCCTCCGAGAAGCGCATTTGCTTCACCAGCGCGGGGCGGAAAGGCACCATCTTCGAGAGCTTCGAGGGCCGGGAgccggaggaggaggaagaggaggaggaggaggaggaggaggaagggagcgTGGTCCGGGGTGCAGCTGGGGGGGGTCTCCCCCGTCCCCACAGCCCCCTGGCCTGGTCCCCATACGGGCAGATGTTCCCGGGGCGGGAGGCGCTGCCCCGGCGGGACTACAGCATCGACGAGAAGACGGACGCACTCTTCAATGCCTTCGTGCGCCACGACCCCCAGTTTGACGAGTCCCCACTGCGGGGCAAGCACCGCTCCCGCACCCACCTGCGTAAGCAGTGGCAGCACACCAAGCAGTACAGCGACCCCGGCGTGCGCTACCCGGCCCTGGAGCGGCACCGCACCCCGCTGCGCCGTGGCGACAGCGCCAACTACCCCCTGGACACCCGCTTCCACAGCCCCCTGCCCCGCATTGTCAGCGCCGGCGACGAGGAGGCGGCGGAGGCGGCCGATGGGGTCCCCCCCGCCCCGGCACTGCCCGACCCCGAGATCCAGGTGATCGTGGAGGAGGAACCCGGAGAAGCGGGGCCCGAGCCCAGGGGCGGCCCCGAGCCCCCCGGGGATTGCCCTGGCCCCGGCAGGTGCCTGGGGCTGGGCTCCGGCTCGGAGCTGGTGATGGACAAGATCGCGGGCGGCATCGAGGAGCGGCTCTATGGGCACCtgaggaaggcaggagggagccTCGAGCACACGGTGGCCGTGGCTGCCAGCGACGCCCCCCCCGACCACAGCCCTGTCTAA